A window of Metabacillus sp. B2-18 contains these coding sequences:
- a CDS encoding DEAD/DEAH box helicase, producing MEFRKSLETILNVLKTNDDFRDQIVHWHTIPPKEGELVEMPVDLDHRLKLALENRGISQLYTHQGEAYKLASGGHNFVAVTPTASGKTLCYNLPVIQNILKDENSRALYLFPTKALAQDQKSEINEMIEEMGVQLNSYTYDGDTSPAIRQRVRKAGHIVITNPDMLHSAILPHHTKWVSLFENLKYIVIDELHIYRGIFGSHVANVIRRLKRICEFYGSNPQFICTSATIANPKELAETLTGTNMELISKNGAPASKKHFIFYNPPIVNKPLNIRRSATLEVRRLAGEFLKNKIQTIVFARSRVRVEIILTYLKELIKNELAKKSIRGYRGGYLPKQRREIERGLRDGEILGVVSTNALELGVDIGSLQVCIMTGYPGTIASAWQQAGRAGRRQGEAVIIMVASSSPLDQYIIKNPRYFFEQNPETAIINPDNLVVLVDHLKCAAFELPFREGDTFDGLELEDILQFLAEERVLYYNNETYHWMNDSFPAHNISLRSASQENVIIIDQSDIANVKVIGEMDRFSAMTLLHDEAIYLHQGVQFQVEKLDWEEKKAFVREVDVDYFTDANLAVQLKVLEEDMLKHMENVDYGYGDVTVQAMATIFKKIKFDTHENIGSGPIHLPEEELHTNSAWMSLHSNTVADLSEKRLEEALVSAAHVLQHVAPLKVMCDPSDLHVIAQIKAVHNNQPTIFLYDRYPGGVGLSKKIYETILDVLNEAIKLIENCPCYAGCPSCVGVESSTESIKKDTHFLLSKLKDEANVVKK from the coding sequence ATGGAATTTAGAAAATCATTAGAAACTATTTTAAATGTGTTAAAAACAAATGACGATTTTAGAGATCAAATTGTTCATTGGCATACGATTCCTCCTAAAGAAGGGGAACTTGTTGAAATGCCGGTTGACCTAGACCACCGCTTAAAATTAGCATTAGAAAATAGAGGGATTTCACAATTGTATACACATCAAGGTGAAGCCTATAAACTCGCAAGTGGAGGGCATAACTTTGTAGCGGTTACTCCAACTGCTTCAGGAAAAACATTGTGCTATAACCTGCCTGTTATCCAAAATATATTGAAAGATGAAAATAGTCGGGCATTATATCTTTTTCCTACGAAAGCACTGGCTCAAGATCAAAAATCTGAGATTAATGAAATGATCGAAGAAATGGGAGTTCAATTGAATTCTTATACATACGATGGAGACACTTCACCGGCAATCCGTCAAAGGGTAAGAAAAGCAGGTCATATAGTCATTACAAACCCAGATATGCTTCATTCAGCCATTTTACCGCATCATACTAAATGGGTTTCACTGTTTGAAAATCTAAAATATATAGTCATTGACGAGCTTCACATTTATCGAGGAATATTTGGTAGTCATGTAGCCAATGTCATTAGACGACTTAAGAGAATTTGTGAGTTTTATGGAAGTAACCCGCAGTTTATATGTACATCTGCAACAATTGCTAATCCAAAAGAATTAGCGGAAACACTAACTGGAACAAACATGGAACTCATCTCAAAGAATGGTGCCCCAGCCAGTAAAAAGCATTTTATTTTTTATAACCCTCCTATTGTCAATAAACCACTTAATATTAGAAGAAGTGCAACCTTAGAGGTTAGAAGATTAGCAGGAGAATTTCTTAAAAATAAGATCCAGACAATCGTATTTGCTCGCAGCCGTGTGCGAGTTGAGATTATCTTAACTTATTTAAAAGAATTGATAAAAAATGAACTAGCAAAAAAATCAATTCGCGGTTACCGAGGGGGTTACTTACCAAAACAGCGGAGGGAAATTGAAAGAGGTCTAAGAGATGGCGAAATTTTAGGTGTTGTTAGTACCAACGCCCTTGAATTAGGAGTAGATATAGGTAGTTTACAAGTTTGTATTATGACAGGATATCCTGGAACTATTGCAAGTGCATGGCAACAGGCCGGAAGAGCTGGAAGAAGGCAAGGTGAAGCAGTTATTATCATGGTTGCTAGCTCCAGTCCACTGGATCAATACATTATAAAAAATCCACGATACTTTTTTGAACAAAATCCAGAAACAGCCATCATAAACCCTGATAATTTAGTTGTGCTTGTAGATCATTTAAAATGTGCAGCTTTTGAGCTTCCATTTAGAGAAGGTGATACGTTCGATGGGTTAGAGTTAGAAGATATCCTGCAGTTTTTAGCGGAAGAAAGAGTGCTTTACTATAATAATGAAACCTATCACTGGATGAACGATTCATTTCCGGCTCACAATATAAGTCTTCGATCAGCTTCACAAGAAAATGTGATTATTATCGATCAATCTGATATTGCGAACGTGAAGGTCATTGGAGAGATGGATCGATTCAGCGCAATGACATTACTGCATGATGAGGCAATTTATCTTCATCAAGGTGTTCAATTTCAAGTGGAAAAACTTGATTGGGAGGAAAAAAAGGCATTTGTAAGAGAAGTTGATGTGGATTATTTCACGGATGCCAATCTTGCGGTTCAATTAAAAGTACTAGAGGAAGATATGCTTAAACATATGGAGAATGTTGACTATGGCTATGGAGATGTGACGGTTCAAGCTATGGCCACAATCTTTAAAAAAATCAAATTTGATACTCATGAAAATATAGGATCAGGTCCTATTCATCTACCAGAAGAAGAGCTTCATACAAATTCAGCATGGATGAGTCTTCATTCGAATACAGTAGCTGATTTATCTGAAAAAAGGCTGGAGGAGGCTCTAGTTTCAGCAGCACATGTTCTCCAGCACGTTGCACCGTTAAAAGTAATGTGTGATCCAAGTGACTTGCATGTAATCGCTCAAATTAAAGCTGTTCATAATAATCAACCAACAATCTTTCTATATGATCGATATCCAGGTGGGGTAGGGTTATCAAAGAAAATCTATGAAACAATATTAGATGTTTTGAATGAAGCAATTAAATTAATAGAAAATTGTCCATGCTATGCTGGATGTCCTTCATGTGTTGGTGTTGAAAGCTCAACTGAATCTATCAAAAAAGACACCCATTTTCTTTTAAGTAAATTAAAGGATGAGGCAAATGTCGTTAAAAAATAA
- a CDS encoding Hsp20/alpha crystallin family protein: MRKKNELNRNNENEQPLEQLDFFQIVDHFFRSEPLRQFMNEFDSMFEGAFPHKAIHVNTYETDNKCVIDLKIPPVKKEQIKLELYDQYLTISITNREEIKEYNEHASTFRNYTSLDSLSKTILLPYPVKEHEIKTTYKNGSLLVTIPKKTKQILIEDDTK, translated from the coding sequence ATGAGAAAGAAAAATGAATTAAATAGAAATAATGAAAATGAGCAGCCTCTAGAACAGCTGGATTTTTTCCAAATTGTTGATCATTTTTTTCGATCAGAGCCATTAAGGCAATTTATGAATGAATTTGATTCTATGTTTGAGGGAGCTTTTCCGCATAAGGCTATCCACGTAAACACTTATGAAACAGACAATAAATGTGTTATTGATTTAAAAATTCCTCCTGTCAAAAAGGAACAGATAAAACTTGAGCTTTATGATCAATATTTAACAATTTCTATTACAAATCGTGAGGAAATTAAAGAATATAATGAACATGCTTCAACATTTAGAAATTATACATCGTTAGATAGCCTGTCAAAAACAATTCTCCTACCATATCCTGTTAAAGAACATGAAATAAAAACTACCTATAAAAACGGTTCATTACTTGTTACAATTCCTAAGAAAACAAAGCAAATTTTAATAGAAGATGATACAAAATAA
- a CDS encoding sigma-G-dependent sporulation-specific acid-soluble spore protein CsgA, with product MDFTLGYLREALSNYDRSSVCHRIYQKLEKGSYESEKDFVLTLEDDEVQFLNNILPDEIKYAFDEQDFIRGNQLNEVYEQLI from the coding sequence ATGGATTTTACTTTAGGATATTTGCGAGAAGCTTTATCGAACTATGACAGAAGTTCAGTATGTCATAGAATTTATCAAAAGTTGGAAAAAGGTTCGTATGAGAGTGAAAAGGACTTCGTATTAACACTTGAAGATGATGAAGTTCAATTCCTAAATAACATCCTTCCTGATGAAATAAAATACGCCTTTGACGAACAAGACTTTATACGCGGAAATCAATTAAATGAGGTTTATGAACAGTTAATATAG
- a CDS encoding YppG family protein translates to MQQQYPYFNRRSQRRDNEYFQTFPPYGQQMSGYQNPYNSNPYSNQSANPYFQGYQPGFQQSHQQPYGGGYGGSMNGGGYMNNPYPTPYPKPMPHFKQQQPSGFQNILSQFKKSDGQLDFNKMMDTAGQMMSAVNQMGGLFKGVTSMFK, encoded by the coding sequence ATGCAACAACAATATCCATATTTCAATAGGAGATCTCAAAGGAGAGATAATGAGTATTTTCAAACGTTTCCACCATATGGACAGCAAATGTCTGGTTACCAAAATCCATATAACAGTAATCCATATTCAAATCAGTCAGCAAATCCTTACTTTCAAGGGTATCAACCAGGCTTTCAACAATCTCACCAACAACCCTATGGAGGTGGTTATGGAGGAAGCATGAATGGTGGTGGATATATGAATAATCCATATCCAACTCCGTATCCCAAACCAATGCCACATTTTAAACAGCAGCAACCATCAGGTTTTCAAAATATACTTTCGCAATTCAAAAAATCTGACGGACAATTAGACTTTAACAAAATGATGGATACAGCCGGACAAATGATGAGCGCTGTCAACCAAATGGGGGGGCTTTTTAAAGGGGTAACATCAATGTTTAAATAA
- a CDS encoding DUF1798 family protein, whose amino-acid sequence MELLLISSQQLLQHLEECKKRFEQLNEKPEKTEEYFYDDVKPNFELVMNKANEWKPLAVKWVSEYKPKYIHLTQIDSAMENIEQVVLQSFYKDVNKQRFHNLHHSVEYILNGMIEQMDRKDASK is encoded by the coding sequence TTGGAACTACTATTAATATCCTCTCAACAACTTCTTCAGCATTTAGAGGAATGCAAAAAGCGATTTGAACAATTAAACGAAAAACCTGAAAAAACAGAAGAATATTTTTATGACGATGTTAAACCAAATTTTGAACTGGTTATGAATAAAGCAAATGAATGGAAGCCTTTGGCCGTCAAGTGGGTCTCAGAATATAAACCTAAGTATATTCATCTTACTCAAATTGACTCAGCAATGGAGAATATTGAACAAGTTGTTCTTCAATCATTTTACAAAGACGTTAATAAGCAGCGTTTTCATAACCTTCATCATTCTGTTGAATATATTTTAAACGGAATGATCGAGCAAATGGATAGAAAGGACGCCTCCAAATAG
- a CDS encoding spore protein, with protein MAKKPKDKQQTAQEKANIPSDKKLDGPNRPST; from the coding sequence ATGGCTAAAAAACCGAAAGATAAACAACAAACTGCTCAAGAAAAAGCAAACATTCCTAGTGATAAAAAACTGGATGGACCGAATCGCCCTTCAACTTAA
- a CDS encoding DUF2515 family protein codes for MDLDEQKLVSEILQITKTKNIDNISRTKAYEEFYFKHPEIKWSFLASMVSRNAGWSMTDLQGRWFRKALNQEKRSLLFMTYERANWTIFYDAFPQLLIYQLSKKINKPLFHLLSHFQVSKFMEKEWWLFWEERQKDRLMTALIINEQNVIHHPVIMNETYRRLVFKSASYKFQDLFHFSTVIFPTLQGKLFGFSVYNFEKLTNRIELGKRLGWLLFDSGMDQHFVNFARTVPHTGSRYDYEKYFADKRKRETPLLRTAYPIIPHTLDGFRKDWFHGQNTKHLFKRRKIPKNYEITDWFKHKQDQLHLFTVLQEYWRNG; via the coding sequence ATGGATCTTGATGAACAAAAATTAGTTTCAGAAATTTTACAAATAACAAAAACAAAAAATATTGATAATATTTCCAGAACCAAAGCATATGAAGAATTTTATTTTAAACATCCTGAGATAAAGTGGTCGTTTTTAGCTAGCATGGTTTCCAGAAATGCAGGTTGGAGTATGACAGACCTACAGGGTAGATGGTTTCGGAAAGCGTTAAATCAAGAAAAAAGAAGTCTGCTCTTTATGACATATGAAAGAGCAAATTGGACAATATTTTATGATGCTTTTCCTCAATTACTTATTTACCAATTATCAAAGAAAATAAACAAACCACTTTTTCACCTTTTATCACATTTTCAGGTTTCGAAATTTATGGAAAAAGAATGGTGGCTTTTTTGGGAAGAGCGTCAAAAAGATCGATTAATGACTGCTTTAATCATTAATGAACAAAATGTGATTCATCATCCCGTTATTATGAACGAAACATACAGACGACTAGTTTTCAAATCTGCCTCCTATAAATTTCAAGATCTTTTTCATTTTAGTACAGTTATTTTCCCAACTTTACAAGGAAAGTTATTTGGATTTTCTGTTTACAACTTTGAAAAGCTAACAAACCGAATTGAATTAGGAAAACGTTTAGGATGGCTTTTATTTGATTCGGGAATGGATCAACACTTTGTAAACTTTGCTAGAACAGTTCCACATACAGGTTCCAGATATGATTATGAAAAGTACTTTGCTGATAAAAGAAAACGAGAAACACCATTATTACGAACCGCTTATCCCATTATCCCTCATACATTAGACGGATTTAGAAAGGATTGGTTTCATGGTCAGAATACAAAACATTTGTTTAAGAGAAGAAAAATACCAAAAAACTATGAGATAACAGATTGGTTTAAGCATAAACAGGATCAACTTCACCTATTTACGGTTTTGCAGGAATATTGGAGAAATGGATGA
- the recU gene encoding Holliday junction resolvase RecU — translation MFRYPNGKPYQPKNTTKQKQQPSIVYSNRGMTLEEDLNETNKYYLENQLAVIHKKPTPVQIVNVDYPRRSAAVIKEAYFKQSSTTDYNGIYRGKYIDFEAKETKNKTSFPLQNFHSHQIDHMKSVLKQDGVCFVILSAFNDFYYLDAKHLLVFWERQENGGRKSITMEEIKDKGHIIPIGYQARIDYLKIIDKLYF, via the coding sequence ATTTTTCGTTATCCTAACGGAAAGCCCTATCAGCCTAAGAATACAACTAAGCAAAAGCAACAGCCTTCTATCGTATATAGCAACAGAGGTATGACTCTTGAAGAAGACTTAAATGAAACGAATAAATACTATTTAGAAAACCAATTAGCTGTCATACATAAAAAACCAACACCTGTTCAGATTGTAAACGTAGATTATCCACGACGAAGTGCAGCTGTTATAAAAGAAGCGTACTTTAAACAAAGCTCAACAACTGACTATAATGGAATTTACAGAGGGAAATATATAGATTTTGAAGCGAAGGAAACAAAGAACAAAACTTCTTTTCCATTACAAAATTTTCATTCACATCAAATTGATCATATGAAAAGTGTATTAAAACAAGATGGAGTTTGTTTTGTCATTTTATCCGCTTTTAATGATTTTTATTACCTTGATGCAAAGCATTTGCTGGTTTTTTGGGAGCGACAGGAAAATGGTGGTCGAAAGTCGATTACTATGGAGGAAATTAAAGATAAAGGTCATATTATTCCTATTGGATATCAAGCAAGGATTGACTATCTTAAGATTATAGATAAACTATATTTTTAA
- a CDS encoding penicillin-binding protein 1A — protein MTEQYKSREERRKKQSQNNTKKKTKKNKPGLWKKILLSLLAIGIVGMVAGGITFAVIVSDAPPLDDKKLKDSFSSKIYDMNGEEITEFGQVKRTYVPYDDIPKVLENAVLATEDARFYEHSGVDFIRIGGAFVANVQEGFGAEGGSTITQQVIKNSLLTRDKTVTRKVQELWLAFQLEQKYSKQEILEMYLNKIYFPGNIYGVAQAAESFYGKELSELELHEAAMIAGIPQSPNNYNPRTNPEKAEKRRNIVLTLMAKHGFITEAEAEEAKQVPVQSTVVEPTEKANPYHAFVEEVIEEVKEKTDLDAGSAGLEIYTTLDPKAQDAVENVLNGDVMDFPDEELQAGITLLDTQTGEIRAIGGGRDQPVGGYNYATDTRRQPGSTIKPVLDYGPVIEDKKWSTHHQIVDEPYTYSDGTKINNWDRSYKGQMSIRQALADSRNIPALKALQEVGLDKAKEFAQGLGIPLDEIYEPYAIGGFRDGVSPLQMAGAFSAFGNNGIYIEPHAVKKIVLSDGTEISLEPEPEAAMSDYTAFMVTDMMKSVVEYGTGKSVQISGVNIAGKTGTTNFSEDDKAKYNVPSGAAKDAWFVGYNPNYTAAVWTGYNISADSEKVYLDSSDQKLARAMFREVFLEVAKGDTSDFEQPNSVVRVAVEKGSMDEVLASDYTPSNQIAYEYYVKGFEPKKVSKKYEKLDKPSDLNINYDQVTNSISINWGYNEDALDDVSFEVRQSIDGGAYVVVSQSASTSYQIADVSPGSTYAFQVVAVSGNNRSDAAATQLQVPEPDVDVPELPGDDEEGQNEDEQQEDEDSEEGNGNGNGNGGQNGNGNGNGNGNGNGNGNGNNNDDESEDDSDQDIEGEQTNPDVETTVPPTENTGQ, from the coding sequence ATGACTGAACAATATAAGAGTCGTGAAGAACGAAGAAAAAAACAGTCTCAAAATAATACTAAGAAAAAAACAAAGAAAAATAAACCAGGGCTATGGAAGAAAATTTTATTAAGTCTTTTGGCAATAGGAATTGTAGGAATGGTTGCTGGAGGAATTACATTTGCAGTTATAGTATCTGATGCTCCACCACTTGATGATAAAAAATTAAAAGATTCATTTTCATCAAAAATATATGATATGAATGGTGAGGAAATTACCGAGTTTGGCCAAGTAAAAAGAACTTACGTCCCATATGATGATATACCTAAAGTACTCGAAAATGCAGTGTTAGCAACTGAGGATGCACGGTTTTATGAACACAGCGGTGTTGATTTTATTCGTATAGGTGGCGCATTTGTTGCAAACGTTCAAGAAGGCTTTGGTGCCGAGGGTGGTAGTACTATCACACAACAAGTAATCAAAAACTCTTTATTAACGAGAGATAAAACAGTTACTCGTAAAGTACAAGAATTATGGCTTGCATTTCAATTAGAACAAAAATATTCAAAACAAGAAATTCTTGAGATGTATCTTAACAAAATTTACTTTCCTGGTAATATATACGGCGTAGCTCAAGCAGCTGAATCATTCTATGGTAAAGAATTAAGTGAATTAGAGCTTCATGAAGCTGCTATGATTGCCGGAATTCCACAGAGTCCAAATAACTATAATCCGAGAACAAATCCGGAAAAAGCTGAAAAGCGACGCAATATTGTTTTAACATTAATGGCAAAACATGGATTTATTACAGAAGCTGAGGCAGAGGAAGCGAAACAGGTTCCTGTCCAATCCACTGTAGTTGAACCTACAGAAAAAGCAAATCCTTATCACGCCTTTGTGGAAGAAGTAATAGAAGAAGTAAAAGAAAAAACAGACCTTGATGCTGGTTCTGCAGGATTGGAAATCTATACAACACTTGATCCAAAAGCACAAGATGCTGTAGAAAATGTCTTAAACGGTGATGTGATGGACTTTCCTGATGAGGAACTTCAAGCAGGTATCACACTTCTAGATACTCAGACAGGAGAAATTCGGGCAATCGGCGGCGGACGCGATCAACCAGTTGGCGGTTATAATTATGCTACAGATACAAGACGTCAGCCTGGTTCTACAATTAAGCCGGTACTTGATTATGGACCAGTTATTGAAGATAAGAAATGGTCTACCCATCATCAAATCGTAGATGAACCATACACATATAGTGACGGAACAAAAATTAATAACTGGGATCGATCCTACAAAGGGCAGATGTCAATTCGACAAGCATTAGCTGATTCAAGAAATATCCCAGCTTTAAAAGCATTACAAGAAGTTGGATTAGATAAAGCGAAGGAATTTGCTCAAGGCCTTGGCATTCCACTTGATGAGATTTATGAGCCTTATGCAATTGGAGGATTCCGAGATGGAGTCTCCCCTCTTCAAATGGCAGGTGCTTTTAGTGCATTCGGGAATAATGGAATTTATATTGAACCACATGCTGTTAAGAAAATTGTTTTAAGTGATGGAACTGAAATCAGCTTAGAACCTGAGCCTGAGGCAGCAATGAGTGATTATACAGCATTTATGGTCACAGATATGATGAAGTCTGTTGTTGAATACGGAACTGGTAAGTCTGTTCAAATATCTGGTGTAAATATTGCTGGAAAAACAGGTACAACTAATTTTAGTGAAGATGACAAAGCAAAATATAATGTGCCTTCTGGTGCAGCAAAGGATGCATGGTTTGTAGGTTATAATCCTAATTACACAGCAGCTGTTTGGACCGGATACAATATATCAGCAGATAGCGAAAAGGTTTATTTAGATTCAAGTGATCAAAAACTAGCAAGAGCAATGTTTAGAGAGGTCTTTTTAGAAGTTGCTAAAGGTGATACTTCTGATTTCGAACAACCTAACAGCGTTGTTCGAGTAGCAGTTGAAAAAGGCTCAATGGACGAAGTTCTTGCAAGTGATTATACTCCTTCTAATCAGATTGCTTATGAATATTATGTAAAAGGCTTCGAACCTAAAAAAGTCTCTAAAAAATATGAAAAGCTCGATAAGCCTTCTGATTTAAACATTAATTATGACCAGGTAACAAATTCAATAAGCATAAACTGGGGTTATAATGAAGATGCATTAGATGATGTATCCTTTGAAGTAAGACAGTCTATTGACGGAGGAGCATATGTAGTTGTTAGTCAATCAGCATCTACTTCATATCAGATAGCAGATGTTTCACCAGGATCTACTTATGCTTTCCAAGTAGTTGCAGTTAGTGGTAATAATCGAAGTGATGCCGCTGCCACTCAACTACAGGTACCAGAACCTGATGTTGACGTACCTGAACTTCCAGGAGATGACGAGGAAGGCCAAAACGAGGATGAACAACAAGAAGATGAAGATTCTGAAGAAGGTAATGGAAATGGGAATGGCAACGGGGGGCAAAACGGTAATGGAAATGGGAATGGTAACGGAAATGGGAATGGGAATGGCAATGGAAATAATAACGATGATGAGAGTGAAGATGACTCTGATCAGGATATAGAAGGCGAACAAACCAATCCTGATGTAGAAACAACTGTACCTCCTACTGAAAACACTGGACAATAA
- a CDS encoding YpoC family protein translates to MQNKMYKIPDVFRGKPFFQNQTHFYELYNEVNEKILLEEPFYFDMLSIQQAQEVENLPWKHPKESVPVLFNVWKQMMLKAREGFMKRDKSDLQKKSLLKCLSLYIVCLHWMNKRSVQAIKVNAMSINTMLFKPVNCEERLQFIIDNPYQYHAFVQLEQLFAELEKSFYKALAMNKL, encoded by the coding sequence ATGCAAAATAAAATGTACAAGATACCTGATGTTTTTCGAGGTAAACCTTTTTTTCAAAATCAAACACACTTTTATGAGCTATACAATGAAGTAAATGAAAAAATTTTGTTAGAAGAACCATTTTATTTTGACATGCTCTCCATACAACAAGCACAAGAAGTAGAGAATTTGCCTTGGAAACATCCGAAAGAATCTGTTCCGGTTTTGTTTAATGTTTGGAAACAAATGATGTTAAAGGCTAGGGAAGGATTTATGAAACGAGATAAAAGTGATTTGCAAAAGAAATCACTTTTAAAATGTTTATCACTTTATATTGTTTGTTTACATTGGATGAACAAAAGATCAGTTCAAGCAATTAAAGTTAATGCGATGAGTATAAATACTATGCTATTTAAACCGGTAAATTGTGAGGAGAGACTTCAATTTATAATCGATAACCCATATCAATATCATGCTTTTGTTCAGTTAGAGCAACTTTTTGCGGAACTGGAAAAATCATTTTACAAGGCTCTTGCAATGAATAAACTGTAG
- the nth gene encoding endonuclease III translates to MLTKVQIRECLDTMTEMFPDAHCELIHDNPFELVIAVALSAQCTDALVNKVTKNLFQKYKKPEDYLAVSLEELQSDIRSIGLYRNKAKNIRKLCETLLEHYNGEVPNDHTELTKLAGVGRKTANVVMSVAFGVPAIAVDTHVERVSKRLGICRWKDSVLEVEKTLMRKIPKEEWSDTHHRLIFFGRYHCKAQSPQCEICPLLHLCREGQKRMKKGKATHAK, encoded by the coding sequence ATGTTAACAAAAGTTCAAATACGTGAATGTCTAGATACGATGACAGAGATGTTCCCTGACGCCCATTGTGAACTAATTCATGACAATCCTTTTGAATTAGTCATAGCGGTAGCATTATCTGCTCAATGTACTGATGCTTTAGTAAATAAAGTAACAAAAAATTTATTTCAAAAATATAAAAAACCTGAAGATTACCTTGCTGTCTCACTAGAGGAATTACAGTCAGACATCAGGTCAATTGGTTTATATCGAAATAAAGCTAAGAACATTCGTAAACTTTGTGAAACCTTGTTAGAACATTATAATGGAGAAGTGCCAAATGATCACACAGAATTAACCAAGTTAGCTGGAGTTGGAAGAAAAACAGCAAATGTTGTAATGTCAGTTGCATTTGGTGTTCCTGCAATTGCTGTTGATACACATGTAGAAAGGGTGAGTAAACGCCTGGGCATTTGCAGATGGAAGGATTCAGTATTAGAAGTGGAGAAGACTTTGATGAGAAAAATACCAAAAGAAGAATGGTCAGATACACATCATCGATTAATTTTCTTCGGAAGGTACCATTGTAAGGCTCAATCTCCACAATGTGAAATTTGTCCACTGCTCCATTTATGTAGAGAAGGGCAAAAAAGAATGAAAAAAGGAAAAGCTACACATGCAAAATAA
- a CDS encoding DnaD domain-containing protein: MNKEQFIFLQEAGHVSIPAMLFNYYAKLGLNELEFMLILQVKKYKENGNQFPTPTELSQNMSISTSECTSILRTLIQKGFLMIEESEQDTILFEYYSLKPLWDKLYTYLINESQKKAQEQNQKEDESLYTIFENEFGRPLSPFECETLAIWIDQDDYDPVIIKAALRESVMSGKLNFRYIDRILFEWKKNGIRTIEQARNYAKKFRQNQGTSSKTQSNPENYERKVPFYNWLES, encoded by the coding sequence ATGAATAAAGAACAATTCATTTTTCTCCAAGAAGCAGGACATGTTAGCATTCCGGCTATGCTTTTTAATTATTATGCAAAATTAGGCTTAAATGAACTTGAATTTATGCTTATTCTACAAGTGAAAAAATATAAGGAGAACGGGAACCAATTTCCTACTCCAACAGAACTATCTCAGAATATGTCTATTTCAACATCTGAATGTACTTCTATCTTAAGAACATTAATACAAAAAGGCTTCTTAATGATTGAAGAGAGTGAACAAGATACAATTTTATTTGAATATTATTCGCTTAAACCACTATGGGATAAGTTATACACATATTTAATTAATGAAAGCCAGAAAAAAGCTCAGGAACAAAATCAAAAAGAGGATGAGAGTTTATATACAATCTTCGAAAATGAATTCGGACGACCTCTATCTCCATTTGAGTGTGAAACTCTAGCTATCTGGATTGATCAAGACGATTATGACCCTGTTATTATTAAAGCCGCATTAAGAGAATCAGTTATGTCAGGAAAATTGAACTTTAGATATATTGATCGAATTCTGTTTGAGTGGAAAAAGAACGGAATTCGTACAATTGAGCAAGCACGAAACTATGCTAAAAAGTTCCGTCAAAATCAGGGCACTTCGTCAAAAACTCAAAGTAATCCAGAAAATTATGAAAGAAAAGTTCCCTTTTATAACTGGCTTGAGAGCTAA